The following proteins are encoded in a genomic region of Candidatus Tanganyikabacteria bacterium:
- a CDS encoding sensor histidine kinase, producing the protein MARERKPTQFGASLRTRLVLLLVAVLLPVAGLLVQSAIEQRNLATTTVEVGAIRSVRPIAADLDRLVAAARQLLMVVANLPAVRDHRGAEAGRFFARLIGDNPIYANIGATTADGRIFASGLPMPTPIDASERSWFRRAVLTRHFAIGNFQVGRITRKATINVAYPILARGGKVETVVFAAIDLGYLDRVAADLDLPPGSAVVLVDREGTLLARHPRMAGAIGQRLPDEALRRALLVQDQAVLEGTGLDGVRRVWAFAQIGWEPEGPGAFVGVGLPHAAVYRDADARVARNLFILVALFGALIALVWVGADRLALRPVDRLLAATRKLAGGDLQARSGPPYASGEIGALALAFDEMAARLESLRMQREQAVREEREAQAEAAALKEVDHLRRQFVNAVSHELRIPLTSIVGFAEFLEDEIGGPLTEKQSEFVGQIRRSALRLAGIVDDLLDYARIEAGTFALRREAADLRAKVGEIVESMRPQAQEARLALDADLPAEAMVLDMDPHRIGQVLTNLIGNAIKFTPAGGVVKVALRPADGRARVEVADTGPGIAPEDLAKLFKPFSQLEAGRKAGGTGLGLSIAKAFVEGHGGQIGVDSRPGAGSVFWFTLPALDPDRQAEDGVSEMSTASRGLKP; encoded by the coding sequence ATGGCTCGAGAGCGCAAGCCAACCCAGTTCGGCGCGAGCCTGCGCACGAGGCTCGTCCTGCTGCTCGTCGCCGTCCTGCTGCCGGTCGCGGGCCTGCTGGTGCAATCGGCCATCGAGCAGCGCAACCTGGCGACCACGACGGTCGAGGTCGGAGCCATCCGCAGCGTGCGGCCGATCGCGGCCGATCTGGATCGGCTGGTCGCGGCGGCGCGGCAACTGCTCATGGTGGTCGCCAATCTACCGGCCGTGCGCGATCATCGCGGGGCCGAGGCCGGCCGCTTCTTCGCGAGGCTCATCGGCGACAATCCCATATACGCCAACATCGGCGCCACCACGGCCGACGGTCGCATCTTCGCGAGCGGCCTGCCGATGCCGACCCCGATCGATGCCAGCGAGCGCTCCTGGTTCAGGCGCGCGGTCCTGACCCGGCACTTCGCGATCGGCAACTTCCAGGTAGGCCGCATCACGCGCAAGGCCACCATCAATGTCGCCTACCCGATCCTCGCGCGCGGTGGCAAGGTGGAGACGGTCGTCTTCGCGGCGATCGACCTCGGGTACCTGGACCGCGTGGCGGCGGATCTCGACTTGCCCCCGGGATCGGCCGTGGTGCTGGTAGACCGGGAAGGTACGCTGCTGGCCCGTCACCCCCGGATGGCCGGAGCGATCGGCCAACGCCTGCCGGACGAGGCGTTGCGGCGAGCCCTGCTCGTGCAGGATCAGGCGGTGCTCGAAGGGACGGGACTCGACGGCGTGCGCCGCGTCTGGGCATTCGCGCAGATCGGCTGGGAACCAGAGGGTCCCGGCGCCTTCGTGGGCGTCGGGTTGCCGCACGCGGCGGTCTACCGGGATGCCGACGCCCGGGTGGCCCGCAACCTTTTCATCCTGGTGGCCCTCTTCGGCGCCCTCATCGCCCTGGTCTGGGTCGGCGCCGACCGCCTGGCGCTCCGGCCCGTGGATCGCCTGCTGGCCGCGACCCGCAAGCTCGCGGGGGGCGACCTGCAGGCAAGATCCGGCCCCCCGTACGCCTCGGGCGAGATCGGCGCGCTGGCGCTGGCCTTCGACGAGATGGCGGCCCGCCTGGAATCCCTGCGAATGCAGCGGGAGCAGGCCGTGCGGGAAGAACGCGAGGCGCAGGCCGAAGCGGCCGCCCTCAAGGAGGTCGACCATCTGCGCCGGCAGTTCGTCAATGCGGTCTCGCACGAATTGCGCATCCCGCTGACCTCGATCGTAGGCTTCGCCGAGTTCCTGGAAGACGAGATCGGCGGCCCGTTGACCGAGAAGCAGAGCGAGTTCGTCGGGCAGATCCGCAGGAGCGCGCTGCGCCTTGCCGGCATCGTCGACGATTTGCTCGACTATGCCCGGATCGAAGCCGGTACCTTCGCCCTGCGGCGCGAGGCGGCCGACCTGCGCGCCAAGGTGGGCGAAATCGTGGAGAGCATGCGCCCGCAGGCCCAGGAGGCGCGCCTGGCCCTCGACGCCGATCTCCCGGCCGAGGCGATGGTGCTCGACATGGACCCGCACCGCATCGGCCAGGTCCTGACCAATCTGATCGGCAACGCCATCAAGTTCACGCCTGCCGGCGGGGTGGTCAAGGTCGCCCTGCGGCCCGCTGACGGCCGCGCGCGCGTCGAAGTCGCCGACACCGGCCCCGGCATCGCGCCCGAAGACCTGGCCAAGCTGTTCAAGCCCTTCAGCCAGCTCGAGGCCGGCCGCAAGGCCGGCGGCACCGGCCTAGGCCTCAGCATCGCCAAGGCGTTCGTCGAGGGCCATGGAGGCCAGATCGGCGTCGACAGCCGGCCAGGCGCCGGGTCTGTCTTCTGGTTCACGTTGCCCGCTCTGGATCCGGATAGACAGGCTGAAGACGGCGTATCCGAAATGTCTACGGCGAGCCGGGGCCTGAAGCCCTAG
- a CDS encoding MarR family transcriptional regulator codes for MDLLLRDADKLALRFGALVQEYLVEGVLEAAAAGDVTATQVAALRYIERHVPAFVGELSFGLSITPPAATKTVDRLVGKGLVDRREDPEDRRQHLLTLTAAGQDLLDRVKSAQADRLGAVLGRMEEAERKALIRGLRGFMTAAFMTSNDLVGRTCERCGSECFESCVINQAHLAIYGQIIQPV; via the coding sequence ATGGACCTCCTCCTGCGGGACGCCGACAAGCTGGCGCTGCGGTTCGGCGCGCTGGTGCAGGAGTACCTGGTAGAGGGCGTGCTGGAGGCGGCCGCGGCTGGCGACGTGACCGCGACGCAGGTCGCGGCCTTGCGCTACATCGAGCGGCACGTCCCGGCGTTCGTGGGGGAGCTGTCTTTCGGCCTATCCATCACGCCGCCGGCCGCGACCAAGACCGTGGATCGGCTCGTCGGCAAGGGCCTGGTCGATCGCCGCGAGGATCCCGAGGATCGCCGGCAGCACCTGCTGACGCTCACCGCGGCCGGCCAGGACCTGCTCGATCGCGTCAAGTCCGCGCAGGCCGACCGCCTGGGGGCCGTGCTCGGCCGGATGGAAGAAGCCGAGCGCAAGGCGCTCATCCGTGGCCTGCGGGGCTTCATGACCGCCGCGTTCATGACGTCCAACGATCTGGTCGGCCGCACGTGCGAGCGCTGCGGTTCGGAATGCTTCGAGAGTTGTGTCATCAACCAAGCACACCTGGCAATTTACGGACAAATCATCCAGCCAGTTTGA
- a CDS encoding Mrp/NBP35 family ATP-binding protein: MAVTVEQVLDALRKVNDPEIHKDLVTLGMVKDVRVDGARVEFTVELTTPACPLKAQIQSEAEQAVRAVPGVGDVAISFSAQVRNPVSASSLPGIRNTVAIGSGKGGVGKSTVAANLALALAAEGARVGLLDADIYGPSIPLMLGVENERPTGEGQTIHPVEAHGIKVMSIGFMLPRSEDPVIWRGPMLGNVLTQFLRQVAWGELDYLLIDLPPGTGDIPLTLVQTIPLSGAAIVITPERVATQIGTKTLRMFQGDRTNVPILGIIENMAAFECPHCHETTEIFDGGGGEALADKEGVPFLGRLPLDPRIRKGGDEGKPIVLAEPDSALARSFHEIARKMAGRLSVEYFRVEQPLVVGFPVI, from the coding sequence ATGGCAGTCACAGTCGAGCAGGTTCTGGATGCCCTGCGCAAGGTCAACGATCCCGAGATACACAAGGATCTGGTCACGCTCGGAATGGTCAAGGACGTCCGCGTGGACGGCGCGCGAGTGGAGTTCACCGTCGAGTTGACGACCCCCGCCTGCCCGCTGAAGGCGCAGATCCAGTCCGAGGCCGAGCAAGCGGTCCGGGCGGTGCCCGGCGTCGGGGACGTGGCCATCTCCTTCTCCGCGCAGGTGCGTAATCCGGTGAGCGCGTCGTCGCTGCCGGGCATCCGCAACACCGTGGCCATCGGCTCCGGGAAGGGCGGCGTCGGCAAGTCGACCGTGGCGGCCAACCTCGCGCTGGCCCTCGCGGCCGAGGGGGCCCGCGTCGGCCTGCTCGACGCCGACATCTACGGGCCGAGCATCCCGCTGATGCTGGGCGTCGAAAACGAGCGACCGACGGGCGAGGGCCAGACCATCCACCCGGTCGAGGCGCACGGCATCAAGGTGATGAGCATCGGCTTCATGCTCCCGCGGTCGGAGGATCCCGTGATCTGGCGCGGCCCGATGCTGGGCAACGTGCTCACGCAGTTCCTGCGCCAGGTGGCCTGGGGCGAACTCGACTACCTCCTCATCGATCTGCCGCCGGGCACCGGCGACATCCCGCTCACGCTGGTCCAGACCATCCCGCTCTCCGGCGCGGCCATCGTCATCACGCCAGAGCGGGTGGCCACCCAGATCGGCACCAAGACGCTCCGCATGTTCCAGGGCGACAGGACCAACGTGCCCATCCTGGGCATCATCGAGAACATGGCCGCCTTCGAGTGCCCGCACTGCCACGAGACGACGGAGATCTTCGACGGGGGCGGCGGCGAGGCGCTCGCCGACAAGGAGGGCGTGCCGTTTCTCGGGCGCCTGCCGCTCGACCCGCGCATCCGCAAGGGTGGCGACGAGGGCAAGCCCATCGTCCTGGCGGAGCCGGACAGCGCGCTGGCCAGGAGTTTCCACGAGATAGCACGCAAGATGGCGGGCCGGCTGTCGGTCGAGTACTTCCGCGTCGAGCAGCCGCTGGTCGTCGGCTTCCCGGTAATATAA
- a CDS encoding DUF971 domain-containing protein: MNQESITPAAIERAGVADVRIRWRDGHESLYPARALRLRCPCASCVEEMTGRPLLDPATVPEDVHPEAIGLVGRYAISIRWSDGHSTGIYTFKLLRDLG; encoded by the coding sequence ATGAACCAAGAGAGCATCACGCCGGCGGCCATCGAACGCGCGGGGGTCGCCGACGTGCGGATCCGCTGGCGGGACGGCCACGAGAGCCTCTACCCCGCACGCGCCCTGCGCCTGCGGTGCCCGTGCGCATCGTGCGTGGAGGAAATGACCGGCCGGCCCCTGCTCGATCCGGCCACCGTCCCGGAAGACGTGCATCCCGAGGCCATCGGCCTGGTCGGCCGCTACGCCATCAGTATCAGGTGGAGCGACGGCCATTCCACGGGGATCTATACGTTCAAGCTGCTGCGGGACCTGGGCTAG
- a CDS encoding phosphoglucomutase/phosphomannomutase family protein, with product MAAITFGTDGWRDLIAEGFTFDNVRIVSAAIGRYVAATYGTDRPVIVAHDTRFLARDFARTAVAVLRGEGLPTLLADRDAPTPVIAHAAQDRPSGGAVMITASHNPPQYCGIKYIPDYAGPATKEITDRIVAEIGTIDGAGLTRGAEDGDAFDPGPRYREAIARYLDIERMRGAALRVAYDAMHATGRGYTDELLRQAGCTVATLRASVDPYFGGAMPEPAPRFLADLTAAVTGGGMALGVANDGDADRFGVVGEDGRYYVPNQVIALLARHLHRNRGMSGAIVRTVATSHLLDRLAARYGLPLRETPVGFKWVGAVMRAEPVLIGGEESGGLSVLGHVPEKDGVLADLLVAEMIAREGKPLSAIWADLVAEVGFEPRSRRLDLHLSPAAKEAVMDFFRRRTPGEVAGRKVVDTRTDDGVKLILEGDCWLLARPSGTEPIIRIYLEAPDDAGLEALHKAANGFVADVSAQPAGH from the coding sequence ATGGCAGCTATCACCTTTGGCACAGACGGCTGGCGGGATCTCATCGCGGAGGGGTTCACGTTCGACAACGTGCGCATCGTCAGCGCCGCCATCGGCCGGTACGTCGCGGCCACCTACGGCACGGATCGCCCCGTGATCGTCGCGCACGACACGCGCTTCCTGGCGCGCGATTTTGCCCGCACGGCGGTCGCCGTGCTGCGGGGCGAGGGCCTGCCTACGCTGCTGGCCGACAGGGACGCTCCCACGCCGGTGATCGCGCATGCCGCGCAGGATCGGCCCAGCGGCGGCGCGGTCATGATCACGGCGAGCCATAACCCGCCCCAGTACTGCGGCATCAAGTACATCCCCGACTACGCGGGGCCAGCGACCAAGGAAATCACCGACCGCATCGTCGCGGAGATCGGCACGATCGACGGAGCCGGGCTGACCCGGGGAGCCGAGGATGGCGACGCTTTCGATCCGGGCCCGCGGTACCGGGAGGCGATCGCCCGGTACCTGGATATCGAGCGCATGCGGGGAGCCGCGCTGCGGGTGGCCTACGACGCCATGCACGCCACCGGCCGCGGATACACCGACGAGTTGCTGCGGCAGGCGGGTTGCACGGTCGCGACCTTGCGGGCGTCCGTGGATCCCTATTTCGGCGGTGCCATGCCCGAACCGGCGCCGCGCTTCCTGGCCGATCTCACCGCCGCCGTCACCGGCGGGGGCATGGCGCTGGGGGTCGCCAACGACGGAGATGCCGACCGCTTCGGCGTGGTGGGCGAGGATGGCCGCTACTACGTGCCGAACCAGGTCATCGCCTTGCTTGCCCGGCACCTCCACCGCAATCGCGGCATGAGCGGCGCCATCGTGCGCACGGTGGCCACCTCGCACCTGCTCGATCGGCTCGCCGCCCGCTACGGCCTGCCGCTGCGCGAGACGCCGGTGGGCTTCAAGTGGGTCGGCGCGGTCATGCGGGCCGAACCGGTGCTGATAGGCGGCGAGGAGTCCGGCGGGCTGTCGGTCCTGGGCCATGTTCCCGAGAAGGACGGCGTGCTTGCCGATCTGCTGGTCGCCGAGATGATCGCCCGGGAAGGCAAGCCCCTGTCGGCCATCTGGGCCGACCTGGTGGCCGAGGTAGGTTTCGAGCCCCGGAGCCGGCGCCTCGACCTGCATCTTTCGCCCGCGGCAAAGGAGGCGGTCATGGACTTCTTCCGCCGCCGGACGCCCGGAGAGGTCGCGGGCCGGAAGGTGGTGGATACCCGCACCGACGACGGCGTGAAGCTCATCCTGGAAGGAGACTGCTGGCTGCTCGCGCGGCCGTCGGGGACCGAGCCCATCATCCGCATCTACCTGGAGGCGCCCGACGACGCGGGCCTGGAGGCGTTGCATAAGGCTGCCAACGGCTTCGTTGCCGACGTTTCCGCCCAGCCCGCGGGCCACTAG
- a CDS encoding mannose-1-phosphate guanyltransferase — translation MKAVLMAGGSGTRLRPLTCDLPKPMTPMLSRPMAEHIVNLLRNHGFDEITMTLYYLPHVIQNYFGDGSDFGVKIDYAVEEKMPLGTAGSVKAVADQLTDTFIVISGDSLTDMDLSAAIAYHKAKGSVATLVLKRVDNPLEFGVVIIDEQGRIRRFLEKPSSSEVFSDTINTGTYILEPRVLEYLEPEKELDFSKDLFPALLREGEPMYGFITDGYWEDVGNLQSYRQAHYDILEGKVRLEIPYPQREPGIWIGEGTEIHPTATVQAPSVIGNNCQIGAGAVVSAGSVIGDNVQVGANSTLKRPVTWNNVYIGEEVALRGCVLAKNTSVKRGSEVLEGAIVANDCVVGEKAIIKPNVKVWPNKTIETGAMVASSLIWGSAAQRTLFGTSGVKGLVNVEVSPEFAVRLGAAYGASLPPGSHVTVSRDGSPAARMINRALISGLMSVGVSVHNLENISIPISRYQIPTLSVRGGLHVRIHPDLADEMQIEFLDSDGLNIAKALEKKIEANFFKEDFRRVRMGDIGDIQFPSRVVEHYKGGFFKVFDSDVIAARKPKIVIDYAGSFVNVILPTLLGSLGADTVVLNAHLLPRYPTAEEKREMRNQLAHVVTALKAEFGVQIDAHGERLTLVDNKGRIIFDERLLATVAHLTFAARPGSSIGVPVTASSALERIAARHEGRIIRTKANARALMEIAKDRQVVFAGTEGRFILPALHPGFDAMIAVAKITEALCITGKSLDDVSSEIPEFYHFHEKIPCPWEQKGTVMRVLVEQTRDRKVDLLDGIKIYSGDAWVLALPDPVEPTVHLFADGTSIIETEELLQEYRGIIEALAAGRETGALTRVG, via the coding sequence ATGAAGGCAGTTCTCATGGCCGGCGGGTCGGGGACCCGGCTGCGGCCCCTGACGTGCGATCTCCCCAAGCCCATGACGCCGATGCTGAGCCGGCCGATGGCCGAGCATATCGTCAACCTCTTGCGAAACCACGGTTTCGACGAGATCACGATGACGCTCTACTATCTGCCGCACGTCATCCAGAATTACTTCGGCGACGGCTCCGATTTCGGCGTGAAAATAGACTACGCCGTCGAGGAGAAGATGCCGCTGGGCACCGCCGGATCGGTCAAGGCGGTGGCCGATCAGCTGACCGACACGTTCATCGTCATCTCGGGCGACTCCCTGACCGACATGGACCTCAGCGCGGCCATCGCCTACCACAAGGCCAAGGGCTCGGTGGCCACCCTGGTGCTCAAGCGCGTGGACAACCCGCTGGAGTTCGGGGTCGTCATCATCGACGAGCAGGGCCGTATCCGGCGGTTCCTCGAGAAGCCGTCCAGCTCGGAGGTCTTCTCGGACACGATCAACACGGGGACGTACATCCTCGAACCGCGAGTCCTCGAGTACCTGGAGCCCGAGAAGGAACTGGATTTCTCGAAGGACCTCTTCCCCGCCCTGCTGCGCGAGGGCGAGCCGATGTACGGCTTCATCACCGACGGCTACTGGGAGGATGTCGGCAACCTGCAGTCCTACCGGCAGGCTCATTACGACATCCTCGAGGGGAAGGTCCGCCTCGAGATCCCCTACCCCCAGCGCGAACCGGGGATCTGGATCGGCGAGGGCACGGAGATTCACCCGACGGCGACCGTGCAAGCGCCCAGCGTCATCGGCAACAACTGCCAGATCGGGGCGGGCGCCGTGGTCTCGGCCGGATCGGTCATCGGCGACAACGTGCAGGTCGGCGCCAACTCCACCTTGAAGCGGCCCGTCACCTGGAACAACGTCTACATCGGCGAGGAAGTGGCGTTGCGCGGCTGCGTGCTGGCCAAGAACACCAGCGTCAAGCGCGGCAGCGAGGTCCTCGAAGGCGCCATCGTGGCCAACGACTGCGTGGTCGGCGAGAAGGCGATCATCAAGCCCAACGTGAAGGTCTGGCCCAACAAGACCATCGAGACGGGCGCGATGGTCGCCAGCAGCCTGATCTGGGGCTCGGCTGCCCAGCGCACGCTCTTCGGCACCAGCGGCGTCAAGGGCCTGGTCAACGTCGAGGTTTCGCCCGAATTCGCCGTGCGCCTGGGCGCGGCCTACGGCGCCTCGCTGCCGCCTGGTAGCCACGTGACGGTCTCGCGCGACGGCTCGCCGGCCGCCCGCATGATCAATCGCGCGCTGATCTCGGGCCTGATGAGCGTAGGCGTCTCGGTGCACAACCTGGAAAACATCTCGATCCCGATCTCGCGCTACCAGATCCCGACGCTAAGCGTGCGCGGCGGCCTGCACGTGCGCATCCATCCCGACTTGGCCGACGAAATGCAGATCGAGTTCCTCGACTCGGACGGCCTCAACATCGCCAAGGCGCTCGAGAAGAAGATCGAGGCCAACTTCTTCAAGGAGGATTTCCGGCGGGTGCGAATGGGCGACATCGGGGACATCCAGTTCCCGAGCCGCGTGGTCGAGCACTACAAGGGCGGGTTCTTCAAGGTCTTCGATTCGGACGTCATCGCGGCCCGCAAGCCCAAGATAGTCATCGACTACGCCGGCAGCTTCGTCAACGTCATCCTGCCGACCTTGCTGGGTTCGCTGGGAGCCGACACGGTCGTGCTCAACGCCCACCTGCTCCCGCGCTACCCCACCGCCGAAGAGAAGCGCGAGATGCGCAACCAGCTCGCGCACGTCGTCACGGCGCTCAAGGCCGAGTTCGGCGTGCAGATCGACGCGCATGGCGAGCGGCTCACGCTCGTGGACAACAAGGGCCGCATCATCTTCGACGAGCGGTTGCTGGCGACGGTGGCGCACCTCACGTTCGCGGCCAGGCCGGGCAGCAGCATCGGCGTGCCGGTGACGGCATCCTCGGCGCTCGAGCGCATCGCCGCCCGGCACGAGGGCCGGATCATCCGCACCAAGGCCAACGCCCGGGCGCTGATGGAGATCGCCAAGGACCGCCAGGTGGTGTTCGCGGGTACCGAAGGCCGCTTCATCCTGCCGGCCCTGCACCCCGGCTTCGACGCGATGATCGCGGTCGCCAAGATCACCGAGGCCCTTTGCATCACCGGCAAGTCCCTCGACGATGTCAGCTCGGAGATCCCCGAGTTCTACCACTTCCACGAGAAGATCCCTTGCCCGTGGGAGCAGAAGGGCACCGTGATGCGCGTGCTGGTGGAGCAGACCCGGGACCGCAAGGTGGATCTGCTGGACGGCATCAAGATCTACTCGGGAGACGCCTGGGTCCTGGCATTGCCCGATCCGGTCGAACCGACCGTCCACCTGTTCGCCGACGGCACCTCGATCATCGAGACCGAAGAACTGCTCCAGGAGTACCGCGGTATCATCGAAGCGCTCGCGGCCGGGCGCGAGACCGGCGCGTTGACGCGGGTAGGCTAG
- a CDS encoding glycosyltransferase family 4 protein: MRIGMLSWEYPPRIVGGIARHVEELSQALVRKGHEVHVFTADHPDTAEHEVVGGVHLHRARGGEVAAPTRDFVEWVLHLNFGLARMALQTQRIAPFDVFHAHDWLVVQAANLLKKSVDVPLIGTVHATEAGRNKGIHHAMSRYIAQQEWYLTFESYQVVVCSSTMFHEVQGQFGVPQDKIHVIPNGIDPTKFHFDFPERMAFRRRFALDFEKIVLFVGRMVVEKGGQFLLEAASHIIAQYPDAKFVIVGKGGFVDELKARAAALRLGHKCLFTGYVDDDTLVRLYRVADVSVAPSLYEPFGIVALEGMAAGVPVVASDAGGLWEIIEHDVTGVTTYAGDVQSLAWGILQVLSRPDHAQWLVQNAFERVERVFNWDRIAEQTEGVYRLVAGDQHQVPAEREASVPASQTPASEGNHKPQIFPAPSR; the protein is encoded by the coding sequence ATGCGCATCGGAATGCTGAGCTGGGAATACCCGCCGCGAATAGTCGGCGGCATCGCCCGGCACGTGGAAGAACTGTCCCAGGCCCTGGTCCGCAAGGGCCACGAGGTCCACGTCTTCACGGCCGACCATCCCGACACGGCCGAGCACGAGGTGGTCGGGGGCGTCCACTTGCACCGGGCCCGCGGCGGCGAGGTCGCCGCGCCGACGCGCGACTTCGTCGAGTGGGTGCTGCACCTCAACTTCGGCCTGGCGCGCATGGCGCTCCAGACCCAGCGCATCGCGCCGTTCGACGTCTTCCACGCGCACGACTGGCTGGTCGTGCAGGCGGCCAACCTGCTCAAGAAGTCGGTCGACGTGCCGCTCATCGGTACGGTGCACGCGACCGAGGCGGGCCGCAACAAGGGCATCCACCACGCCATGAGCCGCTACATCGCGCAGCAGGAGTGGTACCTCACCTTCGAGTCCTACCAGGTCGTCGTGTGCAGCAGCACGATGTTCCACGAGGTGCAGGGCCAGTTCGGCGTGCCGCAAGACAAGATACACGTCATCCCCAACGGCATCGATCCCACGAAGTTCCACTTCGACTTCCCGGAGCGGATGGCGTTCCGGCGCCGCTTCGCGCTGGATTTCGAGAAGATCGTGCTGTTCGTCGGGCGGATGGTGGTCGAGAAGGGCGGCCAGTTCCTGCTCGAGGCGGCGTCGCACATCATCGCCCAGTACCCCGACGCCAAGTTCGTCATCGTGGGCAAGGGCGGCTTCGTGGACGAGCTCAAGGCGCGGGCGGCGGCGCTGCGCCTGGGCCACAAGTGCCTGTTCACGGGCTACGTGGACGATGACACCCTCGTGCGCCTGTACCGCGTCGCGGACGTGTCGGTCGCGCCGTCCCTCTACGAGCCCTTCGGCATCGTCGCCCTCGAGGGTATGGCCGCGGGCGTGCCGGTCGTGGCGTCGGATGCCGGCGGCCTGTGGGAGATCATCGAGCACGACGTCACGGGCGTCACGACCTACGCCGGCGACGTGCAGTCGCTGGCCTGGGGCATCCTCCAGGTGCTCTCGCGCCCGGATCACGCCCAGTGGCTGGTGCAGAACGCGTTCGAGCGCGTCGAGCGCGTCTTCAACTGGGATCGCATCGCCGAGCAGACCGAGGGAGTCTATCGCCTCGTGGCGGGCGATCAACATCAGGTCCCGGCCGAGCGCGAGGCGAGTGTTCCTGCGAGCCAGACCCCGGCTTCGGAGGGCAACCACAAGCCCCAGATCTTCCCGGCGCCGAGCCGGTAG
- a CDS encoding four-carbon acid sugar kinase family protein, translating into MTGAGDTGLQYHRAGLRTWLITRFPPGDTAELPDDVTAVAIAAGSRHLEPEAAAERSAAAARWLADAGCQEFYLKIDSTLRGNVGAGIRGLLAELGLDLAVVAPAFPEHGRTTIGGFQLVAGTPVALTEYGADPIAPASESHVPTVAATSGLPVTSIDLRTVLAGWEAVAGAIARAKAAGMRVVVVDAARTADLEQIARAVWRLGYRVLPVGSAGLAAALMAVRPKKATPMQLDRPGRREFGPPAGRVLGRTPPILIVSGSPNPTTLEQIQHLGATARLVLVDVRHLLLLDQPGGAAGWELHSELAMAARQALQGLIAGRDVIVTTAISPEQVEKDRELGRTLGITGSQVGRSLSRGLGALARHLHEQAALGGVVAAGGETAAAICEALPGERLEIVAEVVPAVPLSRVVGRNLRLVTKSGGFGSPDTLRVIVEYLRQTEEVA; encoded by the coding sequence TTGACGGGGGCCGGGGATACCGGCCTCCAGTACCATCGTGCCGGCCTTCGCACCTGGCTCATCACCCGGTTCCCGCCCGGCGATACGGCGGAACTGCCCGACGACGTGACGGCGGTGGCGATCGCGGCGGGCTCGCGCCATCTCGAACCGGAGGCCGCTGCCGAGCGATCCGCGGCGGCGGCGCGCTGGCTGGCCGACGCCGGCTGCCAGGAGTTCTACCTCAAGATAGACAGCACGCTGCGCGGCAATGTCGGTGCCGGGATCCGCGGCCTGCTCGCCGAACTCGGCCTCGATCTGGCGGTCGTGGCGCCGGCCTTCCCCGAGCACGGGCGCACCACCATCGGCGGCTTCCAGCTCGTCGCGGGTACCCCGGTGGCCCTCACCGAGTACGGCGCCGATCCCATCGCCCCGGCCAGCGAGTCGCACGTTCCCACGGTCGCCGCGACCAGCGGCCTGCCCGTAACTTCCATCGACCTCCGAACCGTGCTGGCCGGCTGGGAGGCGGTCGCCGGGGCGATCGCCCGCGCCAAGGCAGCCGGCATGCGCGTCGTGGTGGTCGACGCGGCCCGCACCGCCGATCTCGAGCAGATCGCCCGCGCCGTCTGGCGGCTCGGCTACCGCGTCCTGCCGGTCGGTTCGGCGGGACTGGCCGCCGCGCTGATGGCGGTGCGGCCGAAAAAGGCCACGCCCATGCAGCTCGATCGTCCGGGCCGGCGGGAATTCGGCCCGCCGGCCGGCCGCGTGCTGGGCCGGACGCCGCCGATCCTCATCGTGTCGGGCTCGCCCAACCCCACCACCCTGGAGCAGATCCAGCACCTGGGCGCCACGGCGCGCCTGGTCCTGGTGGACGTCCGGCACCTCCTGCTGCTGGATCAGCCAGGCGGCGCCGCTGGCTGGGAGCTCCACTCCGAGCTCGCCATGGCCGCCCGCCAGGCCCTGCAGGGGCTGATCGCCGGCCGGGACGTCATCGTGACCACCGCGATCTCCCCCGAGCAGGTCGAGAAAGATCGCGAACTGGGGCGCACGCTCGGCATCACCGGCAGCCAGGTGGGCCGCAGCCTGTCTCGTGGCCTGGGCGCCCTCGCACGCCACCTGCACGAGCAGGCGGCTCTCGGGGGCGTCGTGGCGGCCGGCGGCGAGACGGCGGCCGCCATTTGCGAGGCCTTGCCGGGCGAACGGCTGGAGATCGTCGCGGAGGTGGTCCCCGCCGTCCCGCTCTCGCGGGTCGTCGGGAGGAACTTGCGCCTCGTCACCAAGTCCGGGGGCTTCGGGAGCCCCGACACGCTCCGCGTGATAGTGGAATACTTACGTCAGACAGAGGAAGTAGCCTGA
- the ssb gene encoding single-stranded DNA-binding protein, translating to MVNSVVLVGRAGRDAEIRYLEPSGTPKTTFNLAVDRPVKRTEGVDTTDWFRIELWEKQAQVAADFVKKGTLVGIQGRLEIQKWKDQNTGQWREMPVIRATNLRLLGKRDDRVAPEGAEAG from the coding sequence ATGGTCAATTCCGTAGTTCTGGTGGGGCGCGCCGGGCGCGACGCCGAGATTCGCTACCTTGAGCCTTCGGGCACGCCCAAGACGACGTTCAATCTCGCCGTGGATCGGCCCGTCAAGCGGACCGAGGGCGTGGACACGACCGACTGGTTCCGCATCGAGCTTTGGGAGAAGCAGGCCCAGGTCGCCGCGGACTTCGTCAAGAAGGGCACGCTGGTCGGCATCCAGGGCCGCCTCGAGATCCAGAAGTGGAAGGACCAGAATACCGGGCAGTGGCGGGAGATGCCGGTCATCCGCGCGACCAACCTGCGGCTCCTGGGCAAGCGGGACGATCGGGTGGCCCCCGAGGGAGCCGAGGCCGGGTAG